In a single window of the Bacillus mycoides genome:
- a CDS encoding ABC transporter ATP-binding protein translates to MQKALETKRLTLSYGETIIIDELNLEIPKGEITIFIGSNGCGKSTLLRSLARLLKPTTGDILLDNQAIQSMQTKQIARQMAILPQGPQAPEGLTVLQLVKQGRYPYQTWLKQWSEKDEEMVQKALAATGMTEFAERDVHALSGGQRQRAWIAMTLAQDTDIILLDEPTTYLDMTHQIEVLDLLFELNETEQRTIVMVLHDLNLACRYADNIVAIQDKQIYAQGKPEEVIDQKLVRDVFRMECQISADPLFGTPLCIPHGRGRRVLKEAVQAMR, encoded by the coding sequence ATGCAAAAAGCATTGGAGACGAAACGCTTGACGCTGTCGTATGGTGAAACGATTATTATTGATGAGCTGAATTTAGAAATTCCAAAAGGGGAAATTACAATCTTCATCGGTTCTAACGGTTGTGGGAAATCAACTTTATTACGTTCACTAGCTAGATTATTAAAGCCAACAACCGGTGACATTTTGTTAGATAATCAAGCAATTCAAAGTATGCAAACGAAGCAAATCGCTCGTCAAATGGCGATTTTACCGCAAGGGCCACAAGCACCGGAAGGACTTACGGTATTACAACTTGTAAAGCAAGGACGTTATCCATATCAAACATGGCTGAAGCAATGGTCCGAAAAAGATGAGGAAATGGTACAAAAAGCGCTTGCTGCAACGGGTATGACAGAATTTGCTGAGCGTGATGTTCATGCCCTTTCAGGTGGACAACGTCAACGTGCTTGGATTGCAATGACCCTTGCACAAGATACAGATATTATTTTGCTTGATGAGCCGACTACATATTTAGATATGACGCACCAAATTGAAGTGTTAGATTTATTATTCGAATTAAATGAAACAGAGCAAAGAACGATTGTTATGGTATTGCACGATTTAAATTTGGCATGTCGTTATGCAGACAACATTGTAGCTATTCAAGATAAACAAATATATGCGCAAGGTAAACCAGAAGAAGTTATTGACCAGAAGTTAGTTCGGGATGTATTCCGTATGGAGTGTCAAATAAGCGCTGATCCGTTATTTGGGACACCGCTCTGTATCCCGCATGGAAGAGGAAGACGTGTACTTAAAGAGGCTGTTCAGGCGATGAGATAA